In Choloepus didactylus isolate mChoDid1 chromosome X, mChoDid1.pri, whole genome shotgun sequence, a genomic segment contains:
- the LOC119522052 gene encoding melanoma-associated antigen B10-like has product MPRGQKSKLRAREKRRQAHAGNQNLVGAQATAASQELQSSCSRHFKDVHQGSRAAGTPNTQPGPQRAPSTSTPAVAISYSRSNEGANNQEEEILSSSQAQAVIAQLHRDPLYRKVVLMVYYLLYKYQMKEPITKGEMLRNVIQMYRNHFPEILRRASEHLELIFGLDVKEVDPHRHTYILVNKLELSDNERLSDDSGFPKTGFLMNSLGLIFMKGNSATGQQIWEMLNMMGVYAGWRHFIYGEPRKLILDLVQEEYLEYRQVPNSDPPCYEFLWGPRAHAETSKMKVLEFWAKVYNSVPSAFPAWYEEAVRDEEERARARAAARARISAMASARSRAMSSSSSCPECIEQESSRSV; this is encoded by the coding sequence ATGCCTCGGGGTCAGAAGAGTAAGCTCCGTGCCCGTGAGAAACGCCGCCAGGCACATGCAGGGAACCAGAATCTGGTGGGTGCTCAGGCCACTGCAGCAAGTCAAGAATTGCAGTCTTCATGCTCTCGTCATTTCAAAGATGTCCACCAGGGCTCACGTGCTGCAGGGACACCCAACACTCAACCTGGGCCTCAGAGAGCCCCATCCACCAGCACGCCTGCTGTAGCTATTTCATATTCAAGATCTAATGAAGGTGCCAACAACCAAGAGGAGGAAATTCTAAGCTCCTCACAGGCCCAGGCAGTCATTGCGCAATTACACAGAGATCCTCTATATAGAAAGGTGGTTCTGATGGTGTATTACCTGCTGTACAAGTATCAGATGAAAGAGCCCATTACAAAGGGAGAGATGCTGAGAAATGTAATCCAAATGTACAGGAATCACTTTCCTGAGATCCTGAGGAGAGCCTCTGAGCACCTGGAGCTCATCTTTGGCCTTGATGTAAAGGAAGTTGACCCCCACAGGCACACCTACATCCTTGTCAACAAACTGGAATTAAGCGACAATGAGAGGCTGAGTGATGACAGCGGCTTTCCCAAGACCGGCTTTCTGATGAACAGCCTGGGCCTGATCTTCATGAAGGGCAACAGCGCCACCGGGCAGCAAATTTGGGAAATGTTGAATATGATGGGGGTATATGCTGGCTGGAGGCACTTTATCTATGGGGAGCCCAGGAAGCTCATCCTAGATTTGGTGCAGGAAGAGTACCTGGAGTACCGGCAAGTGCCCAACAGCGACCCTCCATGCTACGAATTCCTCTGGGGTCCAAGAGCTCACGCCGAAACCAGCAAGATGAAAGTATTAGAGTTTTGGGCCAAGGTCTATAATTCCGTACCCAGTGCCTTCCCGGCCTGGTATGAAGAAGCTGTGAGAGATGAGGAAGagagagccagagccagagcTGCAGCCAGGGCTCGCATCAGTGCCATGGCCAGTGCACGTTCCAGGGCCATGTCCAGCAGCTCCTCCTGCCCTGAGTGTATTGAGCAAGAATCTTCACGTAGTGTTTGA